The following are encoded in a window of Gramella sp. MT6 genomic DNA:
- a CDS encoding SusC/RagA family TonB-linked outer membrane protein yields the protein MKYFITKTFFILLFSFSQFAVSQHEVSGIVKDEYGVSLAGVTVLETDTKNGTATDFDGKFTITISNEDGSLTFRYLGFKQKLINVNGKNEIDVVLEEDVESLESVVINSLGFKEKRDELGYASSTVDGETVSESGEATLLNGLSGKSSGVRISRNSGDPGAGAYIQIRGLSSITRNSQPLIVVDGVPISNDVRGNSESSGVSQESRLNDINPNDIESISVLKGASAAALWGTQALGGVVIITTKDGSYNQGLQINYSTTFSYDVINQKYPLQNEYGQGDNGVYDQRARDSYGDLIANRAGGQDDFDTTGEFYQDQDGRIYYPIVNKNSRETYDDSNFDQVFDNGYFWENNISLSGGSAKSSVFFSISDLDQQGIIKNNSDYRRTTTRLNAKHKFNEVLSLDFSSTYARTNSNRIRKGASSSGLYLGLLRNPTDFDISGYRGNYYSGPDASPVSDRHRSYREPLGADGSPTYNNPLWTINEQENESKVDRFITNFELTAEPMDWLDLIARIGLDHYSEERGEFFTPGSAAGAYRSGYIDNSLATNTIFNMDYIAKSQFNISDDFGGIFLAGFNYNSKSRSVEGASARNFIQFVDLDSGIRDIDNSLPENRSVTSSEGHERTAAVYSSLSLNALEMFYFTGTIRVESASTFGNNVDNTFAFPSASLAWQFTDILDLNDNFLSFGKLRTSYGEVGVQPSRYNTSNIFVSPSFGDSLGGALDLTLFGNGAFIPAAGRGNTALRPERKKEVEFGVDLRFLQDKLRFSATYFDNKTEDVLLDFPLPNSTGYSSIYANGAEIENKGLELDLGYQIILTDNFSWSINSNFTTVENKVTDLVGIESFDLGGLAAVSSRAVKGEPLGVLWGSRVLRDEEGNYALDENGFPIQDQEVGVIGDPNPDWQGALSTSIKYKNFRLSALLETYQGADIFAGTKSVLRDLGRWYDTANRVTAERNYVTSEGNVINIGETFRGNIQDFGGGPVALTESWYNGEGGYFGGGTDELYIEDGSWTRLRELSLGYLWDSQWLKNTTKLQSIEFTVTGRNLFLWTEFEGNDPDTNLSGISAARGIDYFNNPATKSYLVNLNVKF from the coding sequence ATGAAATATTTTATTACGAAAACCTTTTTCATCTTACTCTTTTCCTTTTCCCAATTCGCTGTAAGTCAGCATGAGGTTTCTGGAATTGTGAAAGATGAATATGGTGTCTCTCTGGCCGGTGTTACCGTCCTGGAAACAGATACCAAAAATGGAACTGCTACCGATTTTGACGGTAAATTTACGATAACGATTTCGAATGAGGATGGTTCTCTTACATTTAGATATCTTGGTTTTAAACAAAAACTAATTAATGTTAATGGCAAGAACGAAATCGATGTAGTGCTGGAAGAAGATGTGGAGTCTCTGGAAAGCGTCGTCATTAACTCTCTAGGATTTAAAGAAAAACGGGATGAACTAGGATATGCCAGCTCTACTGTTGACGGAGAAACCGTTAGCGAATCTGGAGAAGCCACTTTATTAAATGGATTATCAGGTAAATCTTCTGGAGTTCGAATTTCAAGAAACTCAGGAGATCCCGGTGCCGGTGCTTATATCCAGATCAGGGGTTTATCTTCCATTACAAGAAACAGTCAGCCGCTAATTGTTGTGGATGGTGTCCCGATTAGTAATGACGTGAGAGGAAATTCTGAAAGTAGTGGTGTTAGCCAGGAATCCCGTCTTAATGATATCAATCCGAATGATATTGAATCGATTTCGGTATTAAAAGGTGCTTCTGCGGCGGCTCTTTGGGGAACACAGGCGCTTGGAGGTGTTGTGATTATCACCACTAAGGACGGAAGTTATAACCAGGGTCTTCAGATTAATTATTCTACTACTTTTTCTTATGATGTGATCAATCAGAAGTATCCATTACAGAATGAATACGGACAGGGCGATAATGGAGTTTATGATCAGCGTGCAAGAGATTCTTATGGAGACCTTATTGCAAACCGCGCCGGCGGACAAGATGATTTTGATACTACCGGTGAGTTTTACCAGGACCAGGATGGCCGTATCTACTACCCTATTGTAAATAAAAATTCCAGAGAGACTTATGATGACTCTAATTTCGACCAGGTATTCGATAATGGTTATTTCTGGGAAAATAATATTAGCCTTAGTGGAGGAAGCGCAAAAAGTTCAGTTTTCTTCAGTATAAGTGATCTTGATCAACAGGGTATTATTAAAAATAATTCTGATTACAGAAGAACTACAACGCGTTTAAACGCGAAACATAAATTTAATGAGGTATTAAGTCTTGACTTTAGTTCAACTTATGCCCGAACAAACTCCAACAGAATTAGAAAAGGTGCCAGCTCATCAGGTTTATATCTTGGTCTTTTAAGAAACCCTACAGATTTTGATATATCCGGATATAGAGGAAATTACTATTCCGGGCCTGATGCCTCACCTGTTTCAGACAGACACAGATCATATAGAGAACCGCTTGGAGCAGATGGATCACCAACTTATAATAATCCATTATGGACCATCAACGAGCAGGAGAATGAATCTAAAGTAGATCGTTTTATTACGAATTTCGAATTAACAGCTGAGCCAATGGACTGGTTAGATCTTATCGCCAGAATCGGGCTTGACCACTATAGTGAAGAAAGAGGAGAGTTTTTTACACCCGGATCTGCTGCCGGTGCATATAGATCTGGTTATATAGATAATTCACTGGCGACCAACACCATTTTCAATATGGATTATATAGCCAAATCTCAGTTCAACATAAGTGATGATTTTGGTGGTATTTTCCTTGCCGGATTCAACTATAATTCAAAATCAAGAAGTGTTGAGGGAGCGTCCGCAAGAAATTTCATTCAGTTTGTAGATCTAGACAGCGGAATTCGTGATATAGACAATTCATTGCCTGAAAATAGATCGGTTACAAGTTCTGAAGGCCATGAAAGGACTGCCGCGGTTTATTCATCCTTGTCCTTAAACGCCTTAGAAATGTTTTACTTCACAGGTACAATAAGAGTAGAATCTGCTTCTACATTTGGGAATAATGTTGACAATACTTTTGCATTTCCGTCTGCCTCACTCGCCTGGCAATTTACAGATATACTAGATTTAAATGATAATTTTCTTTCTTTTGGAAAACTGAGAACCTCCTATGGTGAGGTTGGGGTGCAACCCTCTCGTTATAATACTTCAAATATATTTGTTTCACCTTCATTTGGCGATAGTCTTGGTGGTGCCCTCGATTTGACCCTATTCGGAAATGGAGCTTTCATTCCAGCTGCTGGTAGAGGAAATACCGCACTAAGACCTGAAAGAAAAAAAGAAGTTGAATTTGGAGTAGATCTTAGATTCCTTCAGGATAAACTTCGATTTAGTGCTACTTATTTCGATAATAAAACCGAGGACGTCCTTTTAGATTTTCCTTTACCCAACTCAACCGGTTACAGTTCCATTTATGCTAACGGAGCAGAAATTGAGAATAAAGGGCTCGAGTTAGATTTAGGATATCAAATAATCCTGACAGATAATTTCTCATGGAGCATTAACTCAAATTTCACCACTGTAGAGAATAAAGTTACCGACCTAGTTGGTATAGAATCATTCGATTTAGGAGGGCTGGCAGCAGTTTCTTCCAGAGCGGTTAAAGGCGAGCCACTAGGTGTACTTTGGGGTTCGAGAGTTTTAAGGGATGAAGAAGGTAATTATGCTTTAGATGAAAATGGATTTCCTATACAAGATCAGGAAGTAGGTGTGATTGGAGATCCCAATCCAGATTGGCAGGGAGCATTGTCTACTTCTATTAAATACAAAAATTTTAGACTTTCAGCATTGCTGGAAACCTATCAGGGAGCCGATATTTTCGCTGGAACAAAATCTGTACTTCGTGATCTGGGTAGATGGTACGATACAGCTAACCGAGTTACTGCTGAACGAAATTATGTGACTTCAGAAGGTAATGTGATCAATATAGGTGAAACCTTCCGTGGAAATATTCAGGATTTTGGTGGAGGACCTGTAGCACTTACCGAATCATGGTATAATGGTGAAGGAGGATATTTTGGTGGAGGGACTGATGAACTTTATATTGAAGATGGTTCCTGGACAAGGCTTCGTGAATTAAGTCTGGGTTATTTATGGGATTCCCAATGGCTGAAAAATACAACCAAATTACAGTCGATTGAATTTACAGTAACAGGAAGAAACCTGTTCTTATGGACAGAGTTTGAAGGTAATGATCCAGATACCAACCTTTCCGGTATTAGTGCAGCTCGTGGTATTGACTATTTCAACAACCCGGCAACAAAATCATACCTGGTTAATCTTAACGTAAAATTTTAA
- the pckA gene encoding phosphoenolpyruvate carboxykinase (ATP), whose protein sequence is MNIENSNSKVYFQLDPEELTDITLKNNQGELTDSGSLAINTGKFTGRSPKDRFIVKDEITENKVNWGDINLPFTPENFNKLKKDVLEYLDGKDLFKRYAYAGALEEYRLNLEVITEYAWSNLFAYNMFLRPGKSELENFIKEWTVIDAPGFMADPGVHGTRQENFAVLNFKEKTVLIGGTGYTGEIKKGIFSALNFILPVEHDVLPMHCSANVGKDEDTAIFFGLSGTGKTTLSADPDRKLIGDDEHGWTPDDRIFNFEGGCYAKVINLDKESEPDIYNAIKKGSLLENVIIKDGNVDFTDTSITQNTRVSYPIDHINNIQTPSVGKNPKNIFFLTADAFGVLPPVSKLTSSQAAYHFISGYTSKIAGTEAGIVDPVPSFSACFGAPFMPLHPTKYAEMLSEKIDKSGVNVWLINTGWTGGPYGVGERIKLKYTRAMVNAILEGKLGSKYSYEKYHIHSVFGVAQPRTCPGVPDKVLSPRATWNDDQKYYTTAFKLSNSFRKNFEKFEAYANEDIRRGGPQRFDF, encoded by the coding sequence ATGAATATCGAGAATTCGAATTCCAAAGTGTATTTTCAGTTAGATCCTGAAGAATTAACAGATATAACTTTAAAAAATAATCAGGGAGAGTTAACAGATTCCGGAAGCCTGGCCATAAACACAGGAAAATTTACCGGGAGGTCTCCTAAAGATCGATTTATAGTCAAGGACGAGATAACCGAAAATAAAGTGAACTGGGGAGATATAAACCTACCTTTCACTCCCGAAAATTTCAATAAGCTTAAAAAGGACGTTCTTGAATACCTAGACGGAAAAGATCTATTTAAAAGATATGCCTATGCCGGAGCTCTTGAAGAATATCGTTTGAACCTTGAGGTTATTACAGAATATGCCTGGTCCAACCTATTTGCCTATAATATGTTCTTAAGACCGGGAAAATCTGAGCTTGAAAACTTCATAAAAGAATGGACCGTTATTGATGCCCCTGGATTTATGGCAGATCCTGGAGTTCACGGAACCCGACAGGAGAATTTCGCTGTTCTTAATTTTAAGGAAAAAACAGTATTGATAGGCGGGACAGGTTATACAGGAGAAATTAAAAAAGGTATCTTCTCTGCCCTTAATTTCATACTTCCGGTAGAACATGATGTTCTTCCTATGCATTGCTCTGCTAATGTTGGCAAGGATGAAGACACAGCAATTTTCTTTGGATTATCTGGTACGGGAAAAACAACCTTATCTGCAGATCCTGATAGAAAACTTATTGGTGATGACGAACACGGCTGGACTCCAGATGACCGTATCTTCAATTTTGAAGGTGGATGCTACGCTAAAGTGATCAATCTGGATAAAGAGTCGGAGCCCGATATCTATAATGCTATTAAAAAAGGTTCTTTACTTGAGAACGTTATTATTAAGGATGGGAATGTAGATTTTACCGACACCTCCATTACTCAAAATACCAGGGTTAGTTATCCCATAGATCATATTAATAATATTCAGACGCCTTCAGTAGGTAAAAACCCTAAAAATATCTTTTTTCTTACGGCTGATGCTTTTGGAGTATTACCTCCAGTTTCTAAATTAACTTCCAGCCAGGCAGCATATCATTTTATCTCGGGTTATACCTCTAAAATTGCGGGTACTGAAGCTGGTATTGTAGATCCTGTACCTTCTTTTTCGGCCTGTTTTGGAGCTCCATTTATGCCGTTGCATCCTACAAAGTATGCTGAGATGTTAAGCGAAAAGATCGATAAGAGCGGGGTGAATGTATGGCTTATCAATACCGGTTGGACGGGAGGCCCATATGGCGTTGGGGAAAGAATTAAACTGAAATATACCCGAGCCATGGTAAATGCCATCCTGGAAGGTAAGTTAGGCTCAAAGTATTCTTATGAAAAGTATCACATACACTCCGTTTTTGGAGTTGCGCAGCCAAGGACCTGTCCGGGAGTTCCAGACAAAGTTCTGAGCCCACGAGCAACCTGGAATGATGACCAGAAGTATTACACTACCGCTTTTAAATTATCTAATTCCTTCAGAAAGAATTTCGAAAAATTTGAAGCCTACGCCAATGAGGATATTAGAAGAGGTGGTCCTCAAAGATTTGATTTTTAA
- a CDS encoding CDGSH iron-sulfur domain-containing protein, protein MSKTKLTVLSNGSLKVQGDFEIVDKDGNVYDLGGRELVSLCRCGLSGNKPFCDGSHRNHFEHTAEAFDLPPKK, encoded by the coding sequence ATGTCTAAAACAAAACTTACAGTGTTGAGCAATGGATCATTAAAGGTTCAGGGTGATTTTGAGATCGTAGATAAAGATGGTAATGTGTATGACCTTGGAGGCAGGGAGTTGGTCTCTCTATGTCGTTGTGGTTTATCTGGCAATAAACCATTCTGTGACGGTTCTCACAGGAATCATTTTGAGCATACGGCAGAAGCTTTTGATCTTCCTCCTAAAAAATAA
- a CDS encoding porin, whose protein sequence is MKKIFTLLLFLLLSQFTLGQNSDSLKIELSPYSSFRGHFEVYNEEVEIQENASRIGFEISVYKKDLRFFAGVELGINLFRSNQRFNTDANTSSGFLAIDNTQQTQVFGNRLGFIGVDFGKFGMVSIGKQWSVYYDITGYTDKFNVFGGQGSATYVANSDGGETGTGRASQSLIYRNNFGNFYTAAQFQFRSTSNNHFLDGFGLSAQYELLKGLRLGAAYNRSYFPDLIIDNTLGMDDHPEYYSFGLSFINETWNIGLVYANQTNGDLTDLLVAEELVAGVYDANGFEAFVKFIKPKYSIIAGYNHYDPDVNDLPINGDFNTRDLIFGAEFKPTKRAYLYGEYRVASGDTRVGISEIDVLTLGIRIDLSNSYSKYF, encoded by the coding sequence ATGAAAAAGATCTTTACTCTCCTCTTGTTCTTATTGCTTTCTCAATTTACTCTCGGTCAGAATTCAGATTCTTTAAAAATTGAACTTTCGCCTTATTCCAGTTTTCGTGGTCATTTTGAAGTTTATAATGAGGAGGTCGAGATACAGGAAAACGCTTCAAGAATTGGGTTTGAGATCTCAGTTTATAAAAAAGATCTTAGGTTTTTCGCCGGGGTAGAATTAGGAATCAATCTTTTTAGAAGCAATCAAAGATTTAATACAGATGCTAATACCAGCAGCGGATTTCTGGCCATAGATAATACGCAGCAAACCCAGGTTTTTGGAAACAGGCTGGGTTTCATTGGGGTTGATTTTGGAAAATTTGGAATGGTCTCTATAGGAAAGCAATGGAGCGTTTATTATGATATAACTGGATATACAGATAAATTCAATGTTTTTGGAGGCCAGGGAAGTGCTACCTATGTGGCCAATTCTGATGGTGGGGAAACAGGAACTGGAAGAGCCTCACAATCCCTAATATACAGGAATAACTTTGGAAACTTTTATACGGCAGCACAGTTTCAATTCCGGTCCACCAGTAATAATCATTTCCTTGATGGATTTGGACTTAGCGCGCAATATGAACTCCTAAAAGGACTTAGACTTGGAGCTGCTTATAACCGTAGTTATTTTCCAGACCTGATTATAGATAATACGCTGGGAATGGATGATCATCCGGAATATTATTCCTTCGGACTTAGTTTTATTAATGAAACCTGGAACATAGGCTTAGTATACGCCAATCAAACTAATGGAGACCTTACTGATCTATTGGTAGCAGAAGAACTGGTCGCTGGAGTTTATGATGCAAATGGTTTTGAAGCTTTTGTGAAATTCATAAAACCAAAATATTCTATAATTGCAGGATATAATCACTATGATCCAGATGTAAATGATCTTCCCATTAATGGTGATTTTAATACCCGTGATCTGATTTTTGGTGCAGAATTCAAGCCTACAAAAAGAGCATATTTATATGGAGAATATAGGGTCGCAAGCGGCGATACCAGAGTGGGTATAAGTGAAATAGATGTTTTAACTCTCGGAATTCGTATAGATCTCAGCAATTCCTACAGCAAATATTTCTAA
- a CDS encoding FAD-dependent oxidoreductase has product MAYKLVNEGFKVVMVERRDVFNGSSAASTAMLQYEIDEPLHLLIEKVGITNAVSSYKNCEKAIFDLEKIVKRINSDCEFQKKKSVYFTSRKSDMDFIRKEFEARKEHGFEVELLENNELQKLGIQKGLLGIRSKSGAVMDPYELSKDLLNYCTEKGLRIFDRTEIVEFKNTEDGMELVTNSNISIKTEHVIHCTGYESTKTLKEDVVKLKSTYAMASETFKKIPTGFKDHIFWNTEEPYLYFRATADNRIIMGGGDENFKNAKGRDALLPKKEKALLKAFKKTFPEIDYIPDYSWAGTFGETKDGLPYIGKPNLQKNESYILGFGGNGITFSVMAMDCILPILNNEPHQYLEYYKFGR; this is encoded by the coding sequence ATCGCCTATAAACTGGTTAATGAAGGTTTTAAGGTGGTAATGGTGGAACGAAGAGATGTCTTCAACGGCAGCAGTGCCGCTAGTACCGCTATGCTCCAGTATGAAATTGATGAACCTTTGCATCTGCTTATAGAAAAAGTAGGCATAACCAATGCGGTAAGCAGTTATAAGAATTGCGAAAAAGCCATATTTGACCTTGAGAAGATCGTGAAGAGAATAAATAGTGATTGCGAATTCCAGAAAAAGAAAAGCGTTTACTTCACTTCACGAAAATCTGATATGGATTTCATCAGGAAAGAATTCGAAGCTAGAAAAGAACATGGTTTTGAAGTGGAATTACTGGAGAATAATGAATTGCAAAAACTGGGCATCCAGAAGGGATTACTAGGAATTAGATCTAAGTCTGGAGCGGTGATGGATCCTTACGAGCTCTCCAAGGACCTATTAAATTATTGTACGGAGAAAGGACTTAGAATTTTTGATAGAACCGAGATCGTGGAATTTAAAAACACTGAAGACGGGATGGAATTAGTAACCAACTCAAACATTAGCATTAAAACAGAACATGTGATCCACTGCACCGGTTATGAAAGTACAAAAACCCTGAAGGAAGATGTGGTTAAACTGAAAAGCACCTATGCTATGGCCAGTGAAACCTTCAAGAAAATTCCTACAGGATTTAAAGATCATATATTCTGGAATACCGAAGAACCTTATCTCTATTTTAGAGCTACCGCTGATAACCGGATCATTATGGGTGGCGGAGACGAAAACTTTAAAAATGCTAAAGGTAGAGACGCTTTATTACCTAAAAAGGAAAAAGCACTGCTCAAGGCGTTCAAAAAAACCTTTCCCGAAATTGACTATATCCCAGATTATTCCTGGGCGGGTACATTTGGCGAAACCAAAGACGGGCTCCCATATATTGGAAAACCAAACCTTCAGAAAAATGAATCCTATATTCTTGGCTTTGGAGGCAACGGGATCACATTTAGCGTGATGGCCATGGATTGTATTTTACCAATCTTAAATAATGAACCACATCAATATCTGGAGTATTATAAATTTGGTAGATGA
- a CDS encoding glycerol-3-phosphate dehydrogenase/oxidase, with translation MDIRSNEPYWLIKNSLGKSYPSLQENITSTVVIIGGGITGA, from the coding sequence ATGGATATTAGATCCAACGAGCCTTACTGGCTTATAAAGAACAGCCTGGGAAAAAGTTATCCTTCCCTACAGGAAAATATAACTTCAACGGTTGTAATTATTGGTGGTGGGATAACTGGTGCCTAA
- a CDS encoding alpha-amylase family glycosyl hydrolase, with amino-acid sequence MRNVDQIKLAIAPSPGMGSIVEDTHTTFRVWAPHADEVYVIGDFNEWNANSFPLEKEENGYWAGTSESAKEGHQYKYHIKNGKDSFHRNDPYAFEVTNSNGNSIIRKMEFDWEDDNYTLPAWNSLVIYELHVGTFFRKNPDQVGTFEEVIEKLPYLKELGINCIELLPVAEFAGGISWGYNPAHPFAIEQDYGGPQGLFRLVKEAHKLGIGIIMDVVYNHLGPSDVDLWQFDGWSENGKGGIYFYNDHRSETPWGDTRPDYGRPEVRQYLRDNALMWLEKYHCDGLRMDATSYIRYEGGGLGFDTEILEGIILMRDINSEIRSKYPNVLTIAEDLKGDDIMTNDPEHSGIGYGTQWDMKFVHPVREALITPEDEDRNLESIVEAITYRYSDDAFCRVIYTESHDEVANGKARVPEEIHPGDAESAFAKKRAILGLVLVTTSPGIPMIFQGQEFLEDEYFKDHEGLDWEKFEKLQGIHKLTTDLIKLRTGEYGMSAGLRGQETQIVHQNQETKVLAYKRLNHGENPEPVLVVLNFSHQDYEDYGIGIDEDIHWKLRFNSTWKGYDENLSDLEVPGMSKEEIETDNNSWTGKINLPAYGAQIYTL; translated from the coding sequence ATGAGAAATGTAGATCAAATTAAGCTTGCTATTGCTCCATCCCCGGGGATGGGTTCTATAGTTGAAGACACTCATACCACCTTCAGGGTTTGGGCTCCTCATGCCGATGAGGTATATGTTATAGGAGATTTTAATGAATGGAATGCAAATTCTTTTCCATTGGAAAAAGAGGAAAATGGTTACTGGGCGGGGACCTCAGAGTCCGCCAAAGAAGGTCATCAATATAAATACCATATTAAGAATGGGAAAGACAGCTTTCATCGTAATGACCCCTACGCCTTTGAGGTGACTAATTCTAATGGCAATTCGATCATCAGAAAAATGGAATTCGATTGGGAAGATGACAATTATACTTTGCCGGCATGGAACTCACTAGTGATCTATGAACTACACGTAGGAACCTTTTTCAGAAAAAACCCGGACCAGGTAGGAACATTTGAAGAGGTGATAGAAAAACTACCTTATCTAAAAGAGCTGGGGATAAATTGTATCGAACTTTTACCGGTAGCGGAGTTCGCAGGAGGAATTTCCTGGGGATATAACCCCGCACATCCATTTGCAATTGAGCAGGATTATGGTGGCCCGCAAGGTTTATTCAGGCTTGTGAAAGAAGCTCATAAACTTGGGATTGGTATTATCATGGATGTGGTATACAATCACCTGGGACCTTCAGACGTAGACCTATGGCAATTTGATGGCTGGAGCGAAAATGGTAAAGGAGGTATTTATTTTTATAATGATCACCGGAGCGAAACACCCTGGGGTGATACCCGCCCCGATTATGGCCGTCCCGAAGTACGACAGTATTTAAGGGACAACGCACTAATGTGGCTTGAAAAATACCATTGTGATGGTTTACGGATGGACGCCACTTCTTACATACGTTATGAAGGGGGAGGTTTAGGTTTTGATACAGAGATCCTTGAAGGCATCATTCTTATGCGGGATATTAATTCAGAAATAAGAAGTAAATACCCAAATGTTTTAACCATCGCCGAAGATCTTAAAGGAGATGATATCATGACCAATGATCCAGAACATAGCGGAATTGGTTATGGAACCCAGTGGGATATGAAATTTGTTCATCCCGTACGTGAAGCTTTGATCACCCCTGAAGATGAGGACCGAAACCTGGAGAGTATTGTGGAAGCCATTACCTATCGCTACAGCGATGACGCTTTTTGCAGGGTGATCTATACAGAATCTCATGATGAAGTAGCGAATGGCAAAGCCCGTGTGCCTGAAGAGATACATCCCGGGGATGCTGAAAGTGCTTTTGCTAAAAAAAGAGCGATCCTGGGATTAGTCCTGGTCACAACTTCTCCAGGAATACCTATGATCTTCCAGGGGCAGGAATTTCTAGAGGATGAATATTTCAAAGATCACGAAGGTCTGGACTGGGAAAAATTCGAAAAGCTACAGGGGATACATAAGTTAACTACAGACCTCATAAAGCTTAGAACTGGTGAATACGGAATGTCTGCAGGATTAAGAGGACAGGAAACACAGATCGTTCATCAAAATCAGGAAACAAAAGTTCTGGCCTATAAACGATTAAATCATGGCGAAAACCCTGAACCGGTGCTAGTGGTGCTGAATTTTAGCCATCAGGATTACGAAGATTACGGAATAGGCATTGACGAAGATATTCACTGGAAGCTTAGGTTTAACAGTACCTGGAAAGGTTATGATGAGAATCTGTCTGATCTGGAAGTGCCGGGTATGAGCAAGGAAGAAATAGAAACAGATAACAACTCCTGGACAGGAAAGATCAATCTTCCTGCTTATGGCGCACAGATATACACGCTATAG
- a CDS encoding (2Fe-2S)-binding protein, translating into MAELTITINGKKQTLDVDSNTPLLWVLRDHLKMVGTKYGCGIAQCGACTVHFNGSAVRSCQLPVSSAAGNEITTIEGLSENGDHPVQKAWLEHDVPQCGYCQAGQIMTATALLKKNPSPSDEEIENAMNGNICRCGTYTRIKAAIKTASDSQIA; encoded by the coding sequence ATGGCAGAATTAACAATAACGATCAATGGAAAAAAGCAGACTTTGGATGTAGATTCAAATACTCCATTGCTTTGGGTTTTAAGAGACCATCTCAAAATGGTTGGAACAAAATATGGCTGCGGTATTGCCCAATGCGGAGCCTGTACTGTACATTTTAATGGTTCTGCTGTAAGATCATGTCAGTTACCAGTTTCATCTGCTGCAGGTAATGAGATCACGACTATTGAAGGACTTTCTGAAAATGGGGATCATCCGGTTCAAAAGGCCTGGCTGGAACATGATGTTCCCCAGTGTGGTTATTGCCAGGCGGGGCAGATCATGACGGCTACGGCTTTGCTTAAAAAGAATCCGAGTCCCAGCGATGAAGAAATTGAAAATGCCATGAACGGAAATATTTGCCGCTGCGGAACCTATACCAGAATTAAGGCTGCTATCAAAACAGCTTCAGATTCTCAAATAGCCTAA